GTGGGGGATGGAGCCCCCGCCGCCACTCGAGCAGCCCACCGACTGAGCCCTGCGCGGAGTGGCCGTCAGCGGGGCAGGGTGGGCGCGATGATCCGATACGCCTTGATACCGAGGCTGAGGCGCTCCCGATCCTCGCCCAGGCTCGGGTCCAAAGCTGTGAGCTCCTTCACGCGGCCGAGGCGATGGGCGACCGTGTGGCGATGAGCATAGACCGAGCGCGCAGTGGCATTCATGTTGCAGTCGTTGGCGAGGTAGGCCTCCACCGTGCCCAACAGGTCCGTGCGGTACTGGCGATCGTGGGCCACGAGCGGCTCCACGGTGTCCTGGTAGAAGCGCCGCACCTCCTCGGGGTCGGTGGCCAGGGCCCGGAACAAGAGCCGGTAGACGCCGTTCCCGATTCCCTGCTCGAGCTGTTCGGCCAGGCGCTCGTCTGCGGCGATCACCTCGAGCATCAGCTCCGCCTCGGCGACCGCGCGCCCGAGCTCGCCCGGAGTTGCGCAGAAGGAGGAGTATGCGGCTGGCCCATGCGGGCGCAGCCGGCCCGCGAGGGCGCGCGCCGAAGCCTGGGTGCGCTCCGGTGCATCGTCGCCGCCGCGCGCGGGGAGGATCGCGTAGATCCGGTCCCCCAGTGGCTCGGCGATCGCGCCCTGGTGCTCGGTGCCGATCAGGGCCGCGGCATGGCGAGGGCGCGATGACCGCACCTCTGCGACCATGGCGACGGCGCCCCGCGAGAGGTCGCAGCCGAGCCGTGCGGCGCGACGAGACGCCTCCGAGGCCTCGACCCGCCCCGCCCGCAGATCCTCGAGCAGGCTGCCCCGGACCTCGTCGGCCACCTCGTCGCGAGCCTCGTTGACGGCGACCTCCGCCAGCGCCGCCAGCGCGGTCGTGCGGAGGACCTCTTCGCGGTCCACGGCGACCGCCGGCACGCCGTTGCTTGAGGAGCGCAGGGCGAGCACGTAGCCGATCGGCCGCTCGCCGGCGATGACCTCGTGCTCGAGCTCGACCTGCTTCGGGGCCACCGGCGCTTTCCCATGGAGCCGCTCGGCCGCGAACCTCGACAGCTCCTCGAGAGGCAGCTCGCCCGAGGATGCATCGGCGAGCCCCCGGTCGGGAAGCACGATCGCCACCGGTCCGCCCGCCTCCTCCGCCGCCAGCTCGGCGATCCCGCACAAGCCCTCCCCGGCCAGCAGTGCTGCGAGCATCCGCGCGTGGAGGTCACGCATCGGCACCCCGCTCCGGCTAGCCGGCTGCGGCCTCAAAGGATGGGCAGGTAGCGCTCCAGCTCCCACCTGGTCACCTGAACCCGGTACTCCTCCCACTCGTCTCGCTTCAGGTCGACGTAGCGCTCGAAGATGTGGTCTCCAAGCGCCTTGCGGACCAGCGCCGACGCCGCCAGGTCCTCGATCGCCTCGCCGAGGGTCTCCGGGAGCTGCTCGATCCCGCGGGCGACGCGCTCGTCGTGGGTGAGCTCGTAGAGGTTCGTCTCCATCGGCTCGGGGCATTCGTAGCCCTGCTCGATTCCGTCCAGCCCCGCGTGCAGCATCGCCGCGAAGGTCAGGTAGGGGTTGCACGAAGGATCGGGGCAGCGGAGCTCGCAGCGCGTCGCTTGCTCCTTGCCCGGGTGGTAGACGGGAACGCGGACGAGAGCCGAGCGATTGCGTTGCGACCAGGCGCAGTAGACAGGCGCCTCATAGCCGGGGACGAGACGCTTGTAGCTGTTCACGTTGGGCGCGAACAGGGCCGAGATCTCACGCGCGTGGCGGAGCAGGCCGGCGATGTACGCCTTCGCCGCGTCCGACAGGTGATAGGCATCGTCGGGATCGAAGAAGGCGTTCGAGCCCCCTGAGAACAGCGACTGGTGAGTGTGCATGCCCGAGCCGTTCTCGCCGAACAGTGGCTTGGGCATGAAGGTGGCGTAGGCGCCGTGCTGGTTGGCGATCTCTTTGACCACGATTCGGTAGGTCATCGCGTTGTCGGACATCCGCAGCCCCTCGGCGTAGCGCATGTCGATCTCGTGCTGGGAGGGCCCGACCTCGTGGTGCGTGTACTCGACCGGGATCCCGACCGCCTTCAGCGCGTTGACCGTGTCGCGGCGCAGATCGGAGGCGGCGTCTAGCGTCGTCAGGTCGAAATAGCCGCCCTTGTCGAGGATCGTCGGCACCCCGGCCTCGTTGAGTTCGTCGCTGGCGAAGTAGAAGTACTCGAGCTCGGGGCCGATGTTGTAGGTGTCGAACCCCATCTCCTGGGCGCGGGCGAGCGCCCGGCGCATGACGAAGCGCGGATCACCCTCATAGGGCTCCCCGCCGGGCTTCAGGATGTCGCAGAACATCCTCGCGACGTTGCCCTTGTGGCCGTCGGTCCGCCATGGCAGCAGCGCGTAGGTGTCCGGGTCGGGCATCGCGATCATGTCCGACTCCTCGATTCGGTTGAAGCCGGTGATCGAGGATCCGTCGAAGCCCATGCCCTCGGCGAGCGCCCCCTCGAGCTCTTCGCGACCGACCGCGAAGCTCTTCAGCTGCCCCATGATGTCGGTGAACCAGAGGCGAATGAACTCGACCCCGTCCTCGTCCACTTGCAGCAGCGTTTCTTCCCGGCTGGGGCGGTCTGTGATGGCTTCCATCTGTCGGTTCTCCTTTGTCTCCCGTTTGGTTGCCTATGCCGAGATCTCCGCCTCGGTGTGCGCCTGGAGGACTTCCTCGCCCTCTTCGCCCGTTCGGATCCGGATTGCCTCCTCGACCGGGGCGACGAAGATCTTCCCGTCGCCGACCTCACCCGTCCTGGCGTGCTTGAGGATCGTCTCGACCACGATGGGCTTCTCCGTGTCGTCAACGACGATCTCGAGCTTCAGCTTCGGTCGCACGTTGACGGTCAGGGTCGAGCCGCGATAGTGCTCAACGATCCCCTTCTGGCGCCCCGATCCCTTGACCTCTGTGATCGAGAGCGAGGGGATGCCCTTCTCGAGCAGCTCGGCGCGGATTGGCTCGAACGCCTCGTGGCGGATGTACGCCGTGATCATCTTCATTTGCTCATCCTTCCTATGTCTCAGCCGGCCGCTGGGCCGTCATGGCGGTCGCCGTCGCAGGTGCCGGCGTGGTTCCAGCCGGCGCAGGCGCGGGGCTCGGGTACTCCTCCTGCGGGATGAACTGCTCCGGATAGCCGTACATGCCGTGTTCGGAGATGTCGAGGCCCGCGTCCTCCTCCTGCTCTGAGACCCGGAGGCCGTAGGTCTTCTTGATCACCCAGAACGTCGTGAAGCTGAGCGAGAAGACGAACAGGAAGGCGATCGTGAACCCGATGCACTGCGCCGCGAGCTGCGTGAAGTGTCCGGAGTACACGAGGCCGCCCGCGGGGTCGCCGAAGGCGTTGTACTGCGCCAGCCGCGGCGCGGTGAAGATCCCGCACGAGACCGTTCCCCAGATCCCCGCGAGGCCGTGCGCCGACAGGGCTCCGACCGGGTCGTCGATCAACTTGTCGATCGCGTAGACGCCGAGCACGACGATCACCCCGGCGACCGCGCCGATGATCGGCGCCGCCCAGATCTCGACGTAGCCGGAGGGGGCGGTTATCGCCACCAGCGCCGCAATCGCGCCGTTGCCGGCCATGCCGATGTCGATCGCCCCGGTCTTGATCCTGGCCGTGGCGACGGCGGTGAGCACTCCCGCTGCCGCGGCGAGGTTGGTGATGAACAGGATCTCAGCGAAGCGCCCGTCGAGTGCGTTGAGGGTCGAGCCCGGGTTGAACCCGAACCACCCCAGCCACAGGATCAGGACGCCGAGCCCGAACAGCGGCATGCTGTGCCCCGGGATCGCGCGAGGCCTGCCGTCCCTGCCGTACTTGCCCTTCCGCGGGCCGAGCAGCAGCAGGGCGGCGAACGCTCCACTGGCTCCGATCAGGTGGACGGCCGTGGAGCCGGCGAAGTCCTGCATCCCGACGATCGAGGTGCCCAGCCAGTCGCCGTTCTGAAGGAAGCCGCCGCCGAACACCCAGTGCGCGCCGATCGGATAGATGATCGTCGCGAAGACCACCGAGTAGATGATGTAGACGCCGAACTTGATCCGCTCCAGGGTCGTGCCCCAGACGATCGCCAGGGAGACGGCGCAGAAGACGAACTGGAAGAACCACTTCGACTCGATCGTCGCGTCGGAGAGCGCCATCACCGGGAAGCTGGGGTGGAACAGGGTCACGCCGTCGGCGGTCGTGCTATACGCGCCGAGGTCCGAGAAGAAGAACCCCCCGTCATGTCCGATGAAGCTGCCAAGCGGGCCGCCGAAGGCGAACGCGAAGCCGACCGCCCACCAGCAGATGGCGGCAATGCCGAAGTTGGTGAGGATCTTCGCCACCACGGTCCCCGCGTTTTTGGCCCTGGAGAATCCGATCTCCAAGAAGGCGAACCCAGCCTGCATGAACATCACCAGCGCGCCGGCGATGACCACCCACAGGGTGTTGATGCCGACCGACGGTTCGAGCTTCCCGCCGATCGCCCTGTTGAGGTCCGTGGCGTCGGCGAACGCAGTGCCCGGTATGACCAGCAGGGCGAGCGCCGCCAACGGCAGCATCGCGAGGTACCTTCGTCTCATCCGTGCTTCCTCCTAGCCCATCGGGCGCCGGGGCCCGGCGGTCGCGGTTTCTAGACCGGATCGGAAGTTAGGCGCGAGCGACGGGGAAGTCTCTAGCCCAGTGTCGAGACTTCGGCCGCGCGCTTTGTACCCATGGTCGAATACCCCTGCACCGGAGCGTGGACCGGATGGCCAGGGGTCGCGCTCGGCACGGCCGGGCCGTTCGGCCACCAACGAGCTGGGGGTTCTCAATCACATCGATCGATAACTCCCACCCCGGCGGTAAGCGTCCCTGGTAGGGTCGTCATAAGCACCGACTTGGGGGGCCTCATGGGAGAGCGAAGCGCGGCGAGGAGTAGCTCGGGCCGGATCTTGAGGCGATTGGCGCGCCGGCAAGCGGCGGCGCTCTCGGTGGCCGGCGGCCTGCTACTTCTCGTGACGGCCGCGGCCCTGGCGGTGACCGGCGACCTCACCCAGCCCGCCGGGACCGCCGGGTGCATCAGCGAGACGGGGGCGGGGCCCTGCACCGACGGCCACGGACTTATCGAACCGCGCGAGGTGGCGGTGAGCCCGGACGGCAAGAGCGTCTACGTCGCCTCGTGGGACCTCAATCTCGGCGACGGGGACGGAGCCGCCTTGGTGCGCTTGAATCGGGACACGACCACGGGGGCGATCAGCCAGCCCGCGGGGGCGGCCGGGTGCATCAGCGAGACGGGTTCGGGGGGCTGCGCCGAAGGCCATGCCCTCGGTCGTGTGTGGTCGGTGGCTGTCAGCCCCGACGGAACGAGCGTCTACGTCGCCACTGGCGGCGGGGTGGCGCGCTTCAATCGCAACGCGACCACCGGGGCGATCAGCCAGCCCGCCGGGGCCGCCGGCTGCATCAGCGAGGACGGAACCGGGCCCTGTGCCGACGGCCATGCGCTCGCCGGCGCGCACTCGGTGACGGTGAGCCCGGACGGAAAGAGCGTGTACGTATCCTCGTTCACCGGTCCAGTGAATGCGGTGGCGCGCCTCAACCGCAGCACGACCACTGGAGCGATCAGCCAGCCCGCCGGGGCCGCCGGCTGCGTCAGCGAGACGGGGGCGGGGCCGTGCGCCGACGGGCATGGACTCGGTGTCCCGACCGGGCTGGCGGTCAGCCCGGACGGAAAGAGCGTTTACGTCGCCTCGCGCGGCAACGACGCCGTGGCGCGTTTTAACCGCAACACGACCACTGGAGCGATCAGCCAGCCCGCCGGGGCCGCCGGCTGCGTGAGCGACGAGGGCGCCGGGCCTTGCGCCAACGGCCATGGCCTGGAGCAGCCGTTGTCGGTGGCTGTCAGCCCGAACGGGAAGACCGTCTACGCCGCCGCGTTCGTAAACGACGCCGTGGTGCGCTTCGAGCGCAACACCACCACGGGGGCGATCTTCCAGCCCAACGACCTCCCCGGCTGCGTCAGCGAGAGCGGCGCGGGGAATTGCTTCAACGGCCACGGACTCGACGGTGCGGCCTCGGTGGCGGTCAGCCCGGATGGGATGACCGTCTACGCCGCAGCGTTCGACAGCGACGCCGTGGCGCGCCTCAACCGCAACGCGACCACCGGGGCGATCACCCAGCCCGCCGGGACGTCCGGCTGCGTGAGCGAGACGGGGGCGGGGACCTGCGCCGACGGCCATGGGCTCCTCCCCACGCCGTCCTCGGTGGCGGTCAGCCCGGACAACAAGAGCGTCTACGTCGCCTCAGGCCTAGCCGTGGTGCGTTTCAACCGAGCGCCCTGACAGCGCGCTGTCCTGCTTAGACCCCGGATACCGGCCTATGCAGGATGGCGCCGCGATGTGTGACCCCTCTACTTGGTCACGCGGTCACGCCCGCCGAGGCGGGCGCGGGCGTGACCTCTAGCTGTCCGCCCTCCATGCCCATCTCGAGGAGGGTCGGGTCGGCGCCCAGCTCGGCCCAGCGGCGGCGGGCGGTGGCGTGGAGATCGTCCAGGAAGTCGTCCGAGTGGAGTGGGTCGTGGTGGAAGAGCAAGAGCCGCCTGGCGCCGACGCGGTTGGCGAACGTCAGGGCGTCGTCGATCCGGGAGTGGCCCCAGCCGATGTGCGCGGGGTACTCCTCGTCGGTGTACTGGCAGTCGTGGATCAAGAGATCGGCGTCGCGAGCCAGGTCGTACCCCGAGACCCACTCCGGCTCCAGGTCGGCGAGGCTCGCGCCGAGGGCGGGCTCGTGGTCGGGGATGTAGCAGAGCGCGGTGTCGCCATCGACGATCCGAAAGCCGAGAGTGGGGCCCCGGTGGTTCACCGCCTCCGCGTGGATCGTCGCCGAGCCGATCTGCCATTCGCTCGGCGGTGTGTCGCGAAAGGAGACCGAGCAGGGAAGCTCCCGCACCTCGACGGGCGACAGGGGAGCGGAGATGTAGCGGGCAACGCGGTCCTCGAGCGAGGCCTCGGGCGAGGCGGGGCCCCAGATCGTGATCTCCACATCGGGGCGAAAGCACGGCGGGAAGAACATCAGGCCCTGGATGTGGTCGAGGTGCAGGTGGGTGAGCAGGATGTTGACCTTCGGCGCGGTGGCCAGGCCGAGGCCCAGGGTGCGAATGCCGGTGCCCGCGTCGAGGATCAGGTCCTCGCCACTCCCCAGGGTGACCTGAACGCACGAGGTGTTGCCCCCGTAGCGGTTCATCATCGGCCCCGGGGAGGGGACCGAGCCTCGCGCGCCCCAGACCTTGACCCTCACCCCTGAGCCTCCTCGCCGCCGTTCGCGCCCAGGGGCCAGAAGAGCACCATCGCCCCGGAAGATCCCTCCTCTGAGGCGACGATCGGGAAGGTACTGGACTCGACCTCGTGCTCTGCTCCACCCGCCGAACGGATCCGGGACACGCCGTGCGCCGGCCGGCCCTTGCGAACCGCCTGGGTCGCTGGAATGTCGTCCAGCGGGATCGGCTTGCCATCGTCGCCGAAGGGCCCGTGGGTGGAGATCCAGTCCTCGGGGCTCATGCGTCCCGCGTCCTCGAAGGGGCGCCCGAGCAGGGCGCCGGCGGCCTCGTTGTAGAAGACCATCCCTCCGTGGTGGTCGAGCAGTAAGGCGGGCGTTGAGATGCTCGTCAAGAGGTTGCGGGCCAAGATCAACTCCAGGGGTTTTTGGGCCGCCATCAAACCCATTCTTCCACCCCGCGACCGCGAGCGGCACGCGCTGGGTACGGTGGCGCTAGGGTTCGCGCATGCGGAGGCATGCCTGGGTGACTGCGGCGGCGGTTGTCTGGGCCCTCACCGTGGCTGCCAGCGCCGGGGCGCAGTCCCCGGGCCAGGTCCCCCAACCGATTCCGCAGGATCCGGACGCGGACGTCCCCAGCTTCGTCGGCTCGGCGGCGACCCTCGAC
The window above is part of the Solirubrobacterales bacterium genome. Proteins encoded here:
- a CDS encoding helix-turn-helix domain-containing protein; the protein is MRDLHARMLAALLAGEGLCGIAELAAEEAGGPVAIVLPDRGLADASSGELPLEELSRFAAERLHGKAPVAPKQVELEHEVIAGERPIGYVLALRSSSNGVPAVAVDREEVLRTTALAALAEVAVNEARDEVADEVRGSLLEDLRAGRVEASEASRRAARLGCDLSRGAVAMVAEVRSSRPRHAAALIGTEHQGAIAEPLGDRIYAILPARGGDDAPERTQASARALAGRLRPHGPAAYSSFCATPGELGRAVAEAELMLEVIAADERLAEQLEQGIGNGVYRLLFRALATDPEEVRRFYQDTVEPLVAHDRQYRTDLLGTVEAYLANDCNMNATARSVYAHRHTVAHRLGRVKELTALDPSLGEDRERLSLGIKAYRIIAPTLPR
- the glnA gene encoding type I glutamate--ammonia ligase; amino-acid sequence: MEAITDRPSREETLLQVDEDGVEFIRLWFTDIMGQLKSFAVGREELEGALAEGMGFDGSSITGFNRIEESDMIAMPDPDTYALLPWRTDGHKGNVARMFCDILKPGGEPYEGDPRFVMRRALARAQEMGFDTYNIGPELEYFYFASDELNEAGVPTILDKGGYFDLTTLDAASDLRRDTVNALKAVGIPVEYTHHEVGPSQHEIDMRYAEGLRMSDNAMTYRIVVKEIANQHGAYATFMPKPLFGENGSGMHTHQSLFSGGSNAFFDPDDAYHLSDAAKAYIAGLLRHAREISALFAPNVNSYKRLVPGYEAPVYCAWSQRNRSALVRVPVYHPGKEQATRCELRCPDPSCNPYLTFAAMLHAGLDGIEQGYECPEPMETNLYELTHDERVARGIEQLPETLGEAIEDLAASALVRKALGDHIFERYVDLKRDEWEEYRVQVTRWELERYLPIL
- a CDS encoding MBL fold metallo-hydrolase; this encodes MRVKVWGARGSVPSPGPMMNRYGGNTSCVQVTLGSGEDLILDAGTGIRTLGLGLATAPKVNILLTHLHLDHIQGLMFFPPCFRPDVEITIWGPASPEASLEDRVARYISAPLSPVEVRELPCSVSFRDTPPSEWQIGSATIHAEAVNHRGPTLGFRIVDGDTALCYIPDHEPALGASLADLEPEWVSGYDLARDADLLIHDCQYTDEEYPAHIGWGHSRIDDALTFANRVGARRLLLFHHDPLHSDDFLDDLHATARRRWAELGADPTLLEMGMEGGQLEVTPAPASAGVTA
- a CDS encoding ammonium transporter, producing the protein MRRRYLAMLPLAALALLVIPGTAFADATDLNRAIGGKLEPSVGINTLWVVIAGALVMFMQAGFAFLEIGFSRAKNAGTVVAKILTNFGIAAICWWAVGFAFAFGGPLGSFIGHDGGFFFSDLGAYSTTADGVTLFHPSFPVMALSDATIESKWFFQFVFCAVSLAIVWGTTLERIKFGVYIIYSVVFATIIYPIGAHWVFGGGFLQNGDWLGTSIVGMQDFAGSTAVHLIGASGAFAALLLLGPRKGKYGRDGRPRAIPGHSMPLFGLGVLILWLGWFGFNPGSTLNALDGRFAEILFITNLAAAAGVLTAVATARIKTGAIDIGMAGNGAIAALVAITAPSGYVEIWAAPIIGAVAGVIVVLGVYAIDKLIDDPVGALSAHGLAGIWGTVSCGIFTAPRLAQYNAFGDPAGGLVYSGHFTQLAAQCIGFTIAFLFVFSLSFTTFWVIKKTYGLRVSEQEEDAGLDISEHGMYGYPEQFIPQEEYPSPAPAPAGTTPAPATATAMTAQRPAET
- a CDS encoding beta-propeller fold lactonase family protein, whose amino-acid sequence is MARRQAAALSVAGGLLLLVTAAALAVTGDLTQPAGTAGCISETGAGPCTDGHGLIEPREVAVSPDGKSVYVASWDLNLGDGDGAALVRLNRDTTTGAISQPAGAAGCISETGSGGCAEGHALGRVWSVAVSPDGTSVYVATGGGVARFNRNATTGAISQPAGAAGCISEDGTGPCADGHALAGAHSVTVSPDGKSVYVSSFTGPVNAVARLNRSTTTGAISQPAGAAGCVSETGAGPCADGHGLGVPTGLAVSPDGKSVYVASRGNDAVARFNRNTTTGAISQPAGAAGCVSDEGAGPCANGHGLEQPLSVAVSPNGKTVYAAAFVNDAVVRFERNTTTGAIFQPNDLPGCVSESGAGNCFNGHGLDGAASVAVSPDGMTVYAAAFDSDAVARLNRNATTGAITQPAGTSGCVSETGAGTCADGHGLLPTPSSVAVSPDNKSVYVASGLAVVRFNRAP
- a CDS encoding P-II family nitrogen regulator, which encodes MKMITAYIRHEAFEPIRAELLEKGIPSLSITEVKGSGRQKGIVEHYRGSTLTVNVRPKLKLEIVVDDTEKPIVVETILKHARTGEVGDGKIFVAPVEEAIRIRTGEEGEEVLQAHTEAEISA